The proteins below come from a single Argentina anserina chromosome 1, drPotAnse1.1, whole genome shotgun sequence genomic window:
- the LOC126795119 gene encoding homeobox-leucine zipper protein ATHB-40, translated as MTTTTTTINHQVDQDHMLLISQLYPDVYTQIVPQQAAIKPRRRRKKSKGGEAEGAGAKKRKLTEEQVTLLELNFGNEHKLESEKKDRLASELGLDPRQVAVWFQNRRARWKNKKLEEEYSTLKKAHENVVVEKCKLESEMQKLKEQLAEAEKEIHRLSERAEGGGSSNSPSSSLTMEANVDPPFFGEFGVGEYDDVFYMPQNSYVNGMEWMHPYVNSISY; from the exons ATGACAACCACAACCACCACCATTAACCACCAAGTTGATCAAGATCATATGCTACTCATATCTCAGTTGTACCCTGATGTTTACACCCAAATTGTGCCCCAGCAAG CAGCGATTAAGCCACGACGCCGCCGTAAGAAGAGCAAGGGTGGAGAAGCTGAAGGCGCGGGAGCGAAGAAGAGGAAGCTCACTGAAGAACAAGTGACTCTTCTGGAGCTCAACTTCGGGAACGAGCATAAACTGGAGTCTGAGAAGAAGGACCGGCTCGCTTCCGAACTCGGACTCGACCCTCGTCAAGTGGCTGTTTGGTTCCAGAACCGAAGGGCTCGCTGGAAGAACAAGAAGCTGGAGGAAGAGTACTCCACCTTGAAGAAGGCTCATGAAAACGTCGTCGTTGAGAAATGCAAGCTTGAATCCGAG ATGCAAAAGCTCAAGGAGCAACTCGCTGAGGCGGAGAAGGAGATCCACAGGTTGTCGGAACGTGCCGAAGGCGGCGGTTCGAGCAACAGCCCGAGCTCCTCGCTGACGATGGAAGCGAATGTTGATCCTCCGTTTTTCGGAGAATTTGGGGTGGGGGAGTATGATGATGTTTTCTACATGCCCCAAAACAGCTACGTTAATGGCATGGAATGGATGCACCCGTATGTGAACTCAATTAGTTATTAG